The following proteins come from a genomic window of Pseudomonas putida:
- a CDS encoding TniB family NTP-binding protein, with protein sequence MTPDMASALHAFDKTIIFYPSFRRAFSQIQNAIENTQTLGRPVCALLSAPSGLGKSTLLNYFRTLHQPDDVREDGVYTRMPVIYCEVPAQATVKGLITNILRMLINRTPGGTREKLTHQLVTCLITAGVKVIFLDEIQRLCVTAGENVRVDSLAWIVSLLNTLRIPIILSGTEECINIRDNNRAFARRYPYLVELNNFHYSEGPDSEFYSMLQKLDSSMYQLTPLGLGAHLNDRAIASALYVATNGNIGTLRLIISDALKYCLNRNGTMSLTANDFLIATEYIDLPERLSATNPFTLSYSELKEIINEKDGDPDE encoded by the coding sequence ATGACACCGGACATGGCCAGTGCCTTGCACGCATTTGATAAAACCATCATTTTCTACCCAAGCTTTCGCCGAGCGTTTTCGCAAATCCAGAACGCGATTGAAAACACACAAACATTGGGGAGGCCAGTTTGTGCTTTACTTTCTGCCCCTAGCGGGCTTGGAAAATCGACGCTGCTCAACTATTTTCGCACCCTTCACCAACCCGACGATGTTAGGGAAGACGGTGTCTACACACGGATGCCAGTAATCTACTGCGAAGTTCCTGCCCAAGCAACCGTCAAAGGCCTTATAACTAATATCTTGCGCATGTTGATCAATCGGACACCTGGGGGCACACGAGAAAAGCTGACGCACCAACTCGTCACGTGCTTGATCACAGCAGGTGTCAAAGTAATTTTTCTCGACGAAATTCAACGCCTGTGCGTCACCGCCGGGGAAAACGTTCGGGTTGACTCGTTAGCATGGATAGTTTCTCTTTTGAATACACTCCGGATTCCAATTATTCTTTCGGGCACCGAAGAGTGCATAAATATTCGTGACAACAACAGAGCTTTTGCACGCCGTTATCCATACCTAGTAGAGTTGAATAACTTCCATTACTCAGAAGGGCCGGATTCTGAGTTTTATTCGATGCTCCAAAAACTTGACTCCAGTATGTACCAGCTAACACCGCTCGGTCTTGGGGCGCATCTGAACGACCGAGCTATTGCATCGGCGTTATACGTTGCCACCAATGGTAACATCGGGACACTGCGCCTTATTATCAGCGACGCCCTAAAATATTGCCTCAATCGTAACGGAACCATGTCCCTTACTGCAAATGACTTCCTAATCGCCACTGAATATATTGATCTGCCCGAACGCCTAAGCGCGACCAACCCTTTCACACTCAGCTACTCGGAGCTCAAAGAAATAATAAACGAAAAAGATGGAGACCCTGATGAATAA
- a CDS encoding TniQ family protein, with the protein MNNLLFIPIPQAEESPTSILKRMAFKHGCFYGREIFKILGTTSISSAPICQDNPAIMKMAEEAGHLRDLVLNGFYPPAPDEVVTSSLIISGIKVPRKYIRARNNAFCSNCWKEGKEHFIIDIKLSTFCPFHHTQYILICPRCKKSIKWWKPIEDKCQCGCVLKSPPCDPADTVIEQFLLKIFRTHDQEKFDALQKILISITNSFACDWQSSTGRAILGIAIGVIDECQSLIEENLKKFRTLYPDIPARVLFAKFSRIPHPMMQNSVLRVLRHRCSEEKPPLQYKDNSLNAKKGKPIEFILISSQLMAWLKIPMPHWPAFVSSVVKVSDRGPYTWRQALAISDAALKFRLNIGKLKASPALPLHLSRYETMQKLCISLKMLREILNEGLLTGLRTPTSKLVITTESVSRFDDDLTSIELLAASHNLTTSRIFKARAALRILPPSCRSRLLQEKLIHRKDHSAIIAYCNSSVTPPPVRTLNLPMISDSPTETWLTVTEGACYMGRSRMVIRSLVSKGLLKGAYTFETKNGFSVSKESIDTFLDKHFNSRDAANLLGCAINRQSSKAAELNIVPVRSPEVDGTPCIFYSKDSFKNLQNKTAKGATIEDGNGLTITETAKLLHVDAAAIASMANRNLLKSIYHLTRKRRLITSSSVNEFYELYVRAATLADWLGITPSKIVKALSQLGIAPITGSPLDISRSRLYSIESLTNSPFFIRNTSPEKNQPPAKHRAGLDHCLKLNLHNLQSVIKSHNISPLAFYNLFSKPGTIKIITINKLKFITPIDKNKIDEILSNYYTCPQANLILKPKFAEALIKTGKLIARYPLSSATTTPLLSKKDVHDYIKSLKSSEK; encoded by the coding sequence ATGAATAACTTACTATTTATTCCTATCCCACAAGCGGAAGAAAGCCCCACCAGCATACTTAAACGCATGGCATTTAAACATGGATGTTTTTACGGGCGTGAAATTTTCAAAATCTTGGGCACTACCTCCATTAGCTCTGCTCCTATTTGTCAAGACAATCCAGCAATAATGAAAATGGCTGAGGAGGCTGGCCATCTTCGAGACCTAGTCCTCAATGGTTTCTACCCGCCCGCACCAGATGAGGTAGTGACATCTTCATTGATAATCAGCGGCATAAAAGTGCCTAGAAAGTACATAAGAGCACGCAACAATGCATTTTGCTCTAACTGCTGGAAAGAAGGCAAGGAACACTTCATAATAGACATAAAACTAAGCACATTTTGCCCATTCCACCACACTCAATACATTCTGATATGCCCACGCTGCAAAAAATCAATTAAATGGTGGAAGCCGATAGAGGACAAATGCCAATGCGGTTGCGTCCTCAAGTCGCCTCCCTGCGACCCAGCGGACACGGTGATTGAGCAATTTTTGCTTAAAATATTCCGAACCCATGACCAGGAAAAATTCGACGCATTGCAAAAAATTTTAATATCCATTACAAATTCATTTGCGTGTGACTGGCAGAGCTCAACAGGCCGAGCCATTTTGGGTATTGCAATAGGCGTTATCGACGAATGCCAATCACTGATAGAAGAAAACCTTAAGAAATTTCGCACCCTTTATCCAGACATACCCGCCCGGGTGCTGTTCGCTAAATTCTCTCGAATCCCACACCCTATGATGCAGAACTCAGTGTTACGCGTATTACGCCACCGCTGCAGTGAGGAAAAACCGCCCCTGCAATACAAAGATAACAGCTTAAATGCTAAGAAAGGTAAACCTATAGAGTTCATACTTATCAGCTCACAACTCATGGCGTGGCTTAAAATCCCGATGCCACACTGGCCTGCATTCGTCTCATCTGTTGTAAAAGTTAGTGACCGTGGCCCGTACACTTGGCGTCAGGCGCTCGCTATTTCTGACGCGGCGTTAAAATTCCGTCTCAACATCGGCAAACTAAAGGCAAGCCCAGCACTACCGCTACATCTGTCAAGATACGAGACAATGCAAAAATTATGCATTAGCCTAAAGATGCTCCGCGAGATCTTGAACGAAGGTCTTTTAACCGGACTGCGAACTCCGACCAGCAAATTAGTTATCACTACCGAATCCGTATCTCGGTTTGACGATGACTTAACGTCAATTGAGCTATTAGCAGCCAGCCACAACCTTACAACATCACGCATCTTCAAGGCGCGAGCAGCGCTTAGAATTTTGCCCCCTAGCTGCAGAAGTCGGCTATTACAAGAAAAATTGATACACCGGAAAGATCATTCAGCAATCATAGCCTACTGCAACTCCTCCGTAACTCCTCCGCCTGTACGCACACTTAACCTTCCCATGATTTCAGACTCACCCACCGAAACTTGGCTTACGGTTACAGAGGGTGCGTGCTACATGGGAAGGAGCAGAATGGTAATACGAAGTCTAGTTTCGAAGGGGCTATTAAAAGGCGCTTATACTTTCGAAACCAAAAATGGCTTCTCGGTTAGCAAAGAATCCATTGATACGTTTCTTGATAAACATTTCAACTCACGCGATGCAGCAAACCTACTTGGATGCGCTATAAATCGCCAATCTAGCAAAGCAGCTGAACTCAATATAGTTCCAGTCCGCAGTCCTGAGGTAGATGGCACGCCCTGTATCTTTTATTCTAAAGACAGTTTCAAGAACTTGCAGAACAAGACCGCTAAAGGAGCAACTATAGAAGATGGAAATGGCCTAACGATCACTGAAACTGCCAAACTTCTTCACGTAGACGCCGCAGCAATAGCTTCAATGGCAAATCGCAACCTTTTGAAGTCTATTTATCACCTGACACGTAAACGTCGGCTAATAACCAGCTCGTCAGTTAATGAATTTTATGAGCTTTATGTGAGAGCAGCTACTTTAGCCGATTGGTTAGGCATTACCCCTTCAAAAATCGTCAAAGCTCTTTCTCAGCTTGGAATTGCGCCAATCACAGGAAGTCCACTGGACATCTCGCGCTCGCGCTTATATTCTATTGAATCCTTAACAAATTCTCCTTTTTTCATTAGAAATACCTCCCCCGAAAAGAACCAACCACCTGCAAAACACCGAGCAGGCCTAGATCACTGCCTCAAACTAAATCTACACAATTTACAGAGCGTTATCAAATCCCACAACATAAGCCCTCTTGCATTTTACAACTTATTCAGCAAGCCAGGCACTATTAAAATTATCACCATTAACAAATTAAAATTCATCACCCCTATCGACAAAAATAAAATTGATGAAATCCTTAGTAACTATTACACTTGCCCACAAGCCAATCTCATTCTAAAACCTAAGTTTGCAGAAGCTCTAATTAAAACAGGTAAACTCATCGCGCGCTACCCGTTATCTTCTGCCACAACGACCCCTTTGCTGTCAAAAAAAGATGTACATGACTACATCAAGTCCCTTAAATCCTCAGAAAAATAA